The proteins below are encoded in one region of Marinobacter sp. F4206:
- the xerC gene encoding tyrosine recombinase XerC produces the protein MTVSVEPPASLTAPLDAFIAHLASEKRHSPRTCDSYLRDLLRLVQWLCQDQQNQWQTVSNHDLRRYVARLSRDGLSGRSIARHLSAIRRFYQYLLRERLASDNPALDIRAPKSARRLPKVADVDQLTHLLDASPDDPLETRDLCMFELMYSSGLRLSELASLDLDSVDLQGGEVRVMGKGGKERILPVGRKARSAVQAWLPLRAGLAPDTEQALFVSQRGDRLSHRSIQSRLNRWGLAKGADQKLHPHLLRHSFASHMLESSGDLRAVQELLGHADIATTQVYTHLDFQHLARVYDQSHPRARRHRYHGQHRKQDSAGE, from the coding sequence ATGACCGTGTCTGTGGAGCCGCCAGCAAGCCTGACCGCTCCACTGGACGCCTTCATCGCTCATCTCGCCTCGGAAAAACGCCATTCCCCCCGTACCTGTGACAGCTACCTCCGTGACCTGCTGCGTCTTGTACAGTGGTTGTGCCAGGATCAGCAGAATCAGTGGCAGACCGTGTCCAACCATGACCTGCGCCGATATGTGGCACGACTGAGTCGCGATGGGCTCAGTGGTCGCAGCATTGCCAGGCACCTGTCGGCCATTCGTCGTTTTTACCAGTACTTGTTGCGGGAGCGTCTGGCCAGCGACAATCCCGCGCTTGATATCCGGGCTCCCAAGAGCGCCCGCCGCCTGCCCAAGGTGGCCGATGTCGACCAGCTTACTCATCTGCTCGACGCCAGCCCGGACGATCCGCTGGAAACCCGCGACCTGTGCATGTTTGAACTGATGTATTCCTCGGGGCTGCGGCTGTCCGAGCTGGCCAGCCTGGATCTTGATTCAGTGGATCTCCAGGGCGGCGAGGTCCGGGTCATGGGTAAGGGCGGTAAAGAGCGGATTTTGCCTGTGGGCCGCAAGGCCCGTTCCGCCGTTCAGGCCTGGTTGCCGCTGCGGGCCGGTCTGGCGCCGGATACCGAACAGGCCCTGTTTGTCAGTCAGCGTGGTGACCGCCTGAGCCATCGCAGTATCCAGTCGCGTCTCAACCGCTGGGGACTCGCCAAAGGGGCTGACCAGAAACTCCATCCCCACCTGCTGCGCCACTCCTTCGCCAGCCACATGCTGGAATCCAGTGGTGACCTGAGGGCCGTCCAGGAACTTCTCGGCCATGCCGACATCGCCACAACGCAAGTCTACACCCATCTGGATTTTCAACATTTGGCCCGGGTTTATGATCAGAGTCACCCCAGAGCCCGTCGTCATCGGTATCATGGTCAGCATCGTAAGCAAGACAGTGCCGGCGAATAG
- a CDS encoding GGDEF domain-containing protein codes for MASDQSWKDKYLQELESADIREQQWKVERNTLERMLVRTSLASEGQTPELDRLLAQVRKDLRKKNVDVDAWRELQEQIDRQVALLDEQPAPVSVRENRESAAVAPASGSGDTPNVPGDDQDLADNTQRLRIARRVGQLLGQLLNNVTLEPAAETRARSLQQALLSSNDWTELREGLNHVAELVIAAVTRSQREFEAFLKRLDERLEVLRSHFSEQSSAQSNRLTASETLDREIRQQLERAGSQLRDSEDLQELKDSVSQHLSSIGQAMGRFREQETEREKALSEQLKAMQEKVAAMEAHSEQVQNEVRRERQRAMTDLLTQLPNREAWQERLSFEFNRWQRYQASLTIGVLDIDFFKRINDSYGHKAGDRVLQLVARELSERLRATDFIARFGGEEFVLLFPETAPDAAKVAMDQLRQHVGNLPFHFSGEPVTVTFSAGLASFGAGDSEETVFDRADRALYLAKDAGRDRVHISADGAGQ; via the coding sequence ATGGCATCGGATCAGTCCTGGAAGGACAAGTACCTTCAGGAGCTGGAGTCGGCGGACATCCGGGAACAGCAATGGAAGGTTGAACGCAACACCCTGGAGCGGATGCTGGTGCGCACGAGCCTGGCTTCGGAGGGGCAGACCCCGGAACTGGACCGGCTGCTGGCGCAGGTACGTAAGGACCTGCGCAAGAAAAACGTGGATGTTGATGCCTGGCGGGAGTTGCAGGAACAGATCGACCGTCAGGTGGCCTTGCTTGACGAACAGCCTGCTCCAGTCAGCGTTCGGGAGAACCGGGAATCGGCGGCCGTCGCTCCTGCCTCCGGTTCCGGAGACACTCCGAATGTTCCTGGGGACGATCAGGACCTGGCTGATAATACCCAGCGGCTGCGGATAGCCCGGCGCGTTGGTCAGCTGCTGGGGCAACTGCTCAACAACGTGACCCTCGAGCCGGCTGCCGAGACCCGCGCCCGGTCCCTGCAACAGGCGTTGCTATCGAGCAATGACTGGACCGAGCTGCGGGAAGGTCTGAACCATGTTGCCGAACTGGTGATCGCGGCCGTCACGCGTAGCCAGCGCGAATTCGAGGCCTTCCTGAAGCGGCTTGATGAGCGGCTTGAGGTGCTTCGGAGCCATTTTTCGGAGCAGTCGTCGGCGCAGTCGAACCGACTGACGGCTTCCGAAACGCTGGATCGTGAAATTCGACAGCAACTGGAACGGGCGGGCTCGCAGCTTCGGGACAGTGAAGATCTGCAGGAACTGAAAGACTCGGTCAGTCAGCACCTGTCGTCCATTGGCCAGGCAATGGGGCGGTTTCGTGAGCAGGAGACAGAGCGGGAGAAGGCCCTGTCGGAACAGCTCAAGGCCATGCAGGAAAAAGTGGCGGCCATGGAGGCCCACTCCGAGCAGGTCCAGAACGAAGTCCGCCGTGAACGCCAGCGGGCAATGACCGATTTGCTGACCCAGTTACCAAACCGGGAAGCCTGGCAGGAACGCCTGTCCTTCGAGTTCAATCGCTGGCAGCGCTACCAGGCGTCATTGACGATTGGCGTGCTTGATATCGATTTTTTCAAACGAATCAACGATTCCTACGGCCACAAGGCCGGCGACCGGGTGCTCCAGTTGGTGGCCCGGGAGCTCAGCGAGCGGCTCCGGGCCACGGATTTTATTGCCCGGTTTGGTGGCGAGGAGTTTGTGCTGCTGTTTCCGGAAACCGCGCCGGATGCCGCCAAAGTGGCGATGGATCAGCTTCGGCAACATGTGGGTAATCTGCCGTTTCATTTCAGCGGTGAGCCGGTCACGGTGACGTTCTCGGCCGGGCTGGCGTCTTTCGGGGCGGGAGATTCGGAGGAAACGGTATTCGATCGTGCCGACCGAGCCCTGTATTTGGCCAAGGACGCCGGTCGGGATCGGGTTCACATCAGTGCAGATGGGGCGGGTCAGTGA
- a CDS encoding DUF2789 domain-containing protein, whose protein sequence is MDTSKHTLSTLFEQLGLAADEKSIEDFVARYSPLPREIALQDAPFWSESQSHFLEEGLEEDSDWAEVIDELDARMRH, encoded by the coding sequence ATGGATACAAGCAAGCACACGCTCAGTACCCTTTTCGAACAGCTCGGCCTGGCAGCCGACGAAAAGAGCATTGAGGACTTTGTGGCCAGATACTCGCCACTGCCCCGGGAAATTGCGCTTCAGGATGCCCCGTTCTGGTCGGAAAGCCAGTCTCACTTTCTGGAAGAGGGCCTGGAAGAGGATAGCGACTGGGCGGAGGTCATCGACGAACTCGACGCCCGCATGCGTCACTGA
- a CDS encoding ATP-binding protein, translating into MKVILPFLLCCLLALFQSPLRADPPQPSPAPVLGSAELAWLSEQDSFRIGVHVGQVPLIFDTGDGTLAGTYIDYLARLSDKLGVPLNPVTLRADDDPEPETDAVLTTRLPNAQITPGKRYSEPLMTLTYGLFVSAGDVAIRSLSDLEGGRIAVIDGDLNQYPMLDPVESFTPVAVENIGEAVSQVLSGQADAFLGPVPVVSDYLQSAMINGIGLSALLDETTVDVVFQVDVNDDRLFHVLNRAVEAISHTEHRVIRQSWLQADLPALERSGLELSASDQEWLKRHPNLRVAFRADWPPFEYAQDGRPTGLVPDLVTRLETELKARFNRTVVPDRMAAEAQLQDGDVDILPGMSRTPRTESEFLFTRAYLTVPIALAIRDDGRFIGDLRELRDERVGVVNRHAAHDYLLINHPNLDIYPVETVEEGLLALSNGDLEVMVTHIPAVSYTVARLGLSNLRITSITPYEYDLRLAVGKDSPELHRILNQALNSLKASETEAIYNRWIHLDIEQETDYTVVRRVVLIALLVVLIFLYWNRKLSREVDERIRSENALRRSEDELRAAKLEAERLAREAETASLAKSEFLANMSHEIRTPMNAVIGYSDLLNNTVTDPQQRTYLEAIRAGSRSLLMLINDILDLSRIEAGKMRLDYSAVSLRRLLGDVRHIFDLRAREQGISLEVSVDSKMPAAMMLDETRMRQVLFNLVGNAIKFTHEGVVTVRATATPLKPEAASGDGGEPDRQYYRLVVTVKDTGIGIPPDQRERIFDAFEQQEGQNTRRYGGTGLGLAISRKLARMMGGELEVESEPGTGSVFTVVIPRVAATGEQAEHEGEPKEAERLLAQTLSMQERGWLREQLASDFGDEWQTVRESGDPEQMKDFARRVQAWGQRYRSRSVTRYGEKLLADVEAFNLDAVNSALDAFPKLLGRQG; encoded by the coding sequence GTGAAGGTCATCCTTCCCTTCTTACTATGCTGCCTGCTTGCGCTGTTTCAATCCCCGCTTCGCGCAGATCCACCCCAGCCATCGCCAGCGCCGGTGCTTGGCAGCGCTGAACTGGCATGGCTTTCGGAGCAGGACAGTTTTCGCATTGGTGTCCATGTCGGCCAGGTCCCGCTGATTTTCGATACCGGTGACGGCACCCTGGCGGGAACTTACATCGACTACCTGGCGCGGCTCTCCGACAAGCTCGGGGTGCCCTTGAATCCGGTGACCCTGCGCGCCGACGATGACCCGGAGCCCGAGACCGATGCCGTCCTGACCACCCGCCTGCCCAACGCCCAGATAACGCCGGGCAAACGCTACAGCGAACCGTTGATGACGCTCACCTACGGCCTGTTCGTCAGTGCCGGTGATGTCGCAATTCGGAGCCTGTCGGACCTGGAAGGCGGTCGGATCGCGGTCATTGATGGCGATCTCAATCAATACCCCATGCTGGATCCGGTCGAGAGCTTTACGCCGGTCGCGGTCGAAAACATAGGCGAAGCGGTCAGTCAGGTGCTTTCCGGCCAGGCCGATGCGTTCCTGGGGCCGGTGCCGGTGGTCTCGGATTATCTGCAGTCGGCGATGATCAACGGCATCGGGCTGTCGGCCCTGCTCGATGAGACCACGGTGGACGTTGTGTTCCAGGTGGATGTGAACGACGACCGCCTGTTCCACGTCCTGAACCGGGCCGTTGAGGCAATCAGCCACACCGAGCACAGGGTAATACGCCAATCCTGGTTGCAGGCGGATCTGCCTGCGCTGGAGCGCAGCGGGCTGGAGCTGTCTGCCTCCGATCAGGAATGGCTGAAGCGGCACCCGAACCTGAGGGTCGCTTTCCGGGCCGACTGGCCGCCGTTCGAGTATGCCCAGGATGGCCGGCCGACCGGGCTGGTACCGGATCTGGTTACCCGGCTGGAAACCGAACTCAAGGCTCGTTTCAATCGCACCGTGGTGCCCGACCGCATGGCGGCAGAGGCGCAGTTACAGGACGGGGACGTGGATATCCTGCCGGGTATGTCCCGGACGCCCCGTACCGAAAGCGAATTTCTGTTTACCCGGGCCTATCTGACCGTACCCATCGCCCTGGCAATCCGGGATGACGGACGCTTTATTGGCGATCTGCGGGAGTTGCGGGACGAACGGGTGGGGGTGGTCAACCGGCATGCGGCCCACGACTACCTGCTGATCAACCATCCAAACCTGGACATCTACCCTGTGGAAACGGTTGAGGAGGGTTTATTGGCCCTGTCCAATGGCGATCTGGAAGTGATGGTGACCCACATCCCGGCTGTCAGCTACACCGTGGCGAGGCTGGGCCTGTCGAACCTGCGGATCACCAGTATCACACCGTACGAGTACGATCTGCGACTTGCGGTCGGCAAGGACAGCCCCGAGCTGCACCGCATCCTGAACCAGGCGCTGAACAGTCTCAAAGCATCCGAGACCGAGGCCATCTACAACCGCTGGATCCACCTGGATATCGAGCAGGAAACCGACTACACGGTGGTGCGCCGGGTCGTGTTGATCGCACTGCTGGTGGTGCTGATCTTCCTGTACTGGAACCGCAAGTTGTCCCGGGAAGTGGACGAGCGTATCCGGTCCGAGAATGCCCTTCGCCGCAGTGAGGACGAACTCCGGGCCGCAAAGCTGGAGGCCGAGCGCCTGGCCCGGGAGGCGGAAACCGCGAGTCTGGCGAAAAGTGAGTTTCTTGCCAACATGTCCCATGAGATCCGAACCCCGATGAATGCGGTGATCGGGTACAGCGACCTGCTCAACAATACGGTCACAGACCCCCAGCAGCGAACCTATCTGGAAGCCATTCGGGCTGGCAGCCGTAGCCTGCTGATGCTGATCAACGATATTCTCGACCTGTCCCGCATTGAGGCGGGGAAAATGCGTCTGGATTACTCGGCGGTTTCCCTGCGTCGTTTGCTCGGCGACGTCCGTCATATTTTTGATCTGCGGGCCCGAGAGCAGGGCATTTCCCTGGAAGTCAGTGTCGATTCGAAAATGCCGGCGGCGATGATGTTGGATGAGACGCGAATGCGGCAGGTTCTGTTCAACCTGGTGGGCAATGCCATCAAGTTTACCCATGAGGGTGTGGTGACGGTCAGGGCGACCGCAACGCCCTTGAAACCTGAGGCTGCGTCCGGGGACGGAGGCGAGCCCGACCGCCAGTATTACCGCCTGGTGGTTACCGTAAAAGACACCGGGATCGGTATCCCCCCGGACCAGCGCGAGCGCATTTTCGACGCCTTCGAACAGCAGGAAGGGCAGAATACCCGGCGCTACGGGGGGACCGGGTTGGGCCTGGCCATCAGCCGCAAACTGGCGCGCATGATGGGGGGGGAGCTGGAAGTGGAGAGCGAACCGGGCACCGGGTCCGTGTTTACCGTGGTCATCCCCAGGGTGGCGGCAACCGGTGAGCAGGCAGAGCACGAGGGAGAACCCAAGGAAGCGGAACGCCTGCTGGCCCAGACGCTGAGCATGCAGGAGCGTGGCTGGTTGCGGGAACAGCTGGCATCGGACTTCGGGGACGAATGGCAAACCGTGCGAGAGAGCGGTGACCCGGAGCAGATGAAAGATTTCGCCCGGCGGGTCCAGGCGTGGGGACAACGTTACCGTTCGCGCTCAGTGACTCGCTATGGGGAGAAGCTGCTGGCCGACGTGGAAGCATTTAATCTGGATGCGGTGAACAGCGCGCTGGACGCCTTTCCCAAACTACTGGGCCGTCAGGGGTAG
- a CDS encoding patatin-like phospholipase family protein has protein sequence MMAVGLSPLSAAERPRVGLVLSGGGAKGMAHVGVLRVLEEMNIPVDVVVGTSAGSAVGALYASGMPVEDIERRFIEMDWLSSFQDDPGRVYKPVRRKSEEVRLPLTPGIGLRADGLHVGGGIIAGQNLGFILNELTRDAALVEDFDRLVIPFRAVATDLETGEQVVMGDGNLAEAVRASMSIPGVYAPVQRDGRLLVDGGVANNLPVSVARDMGADVIIAVDITDTLMDAEQLSEAFSVMGQLTTIMTRRNTDEQLASMGEKDVLIRPDLEGYSSADFYDALTLFELGATGAREHAVELRPLAVSRTDWAAFKAQMSSRAYSAGPIARIRIEQGRALAPEFLRERIQQRTGEPLNVEVLEEDLKRIYGLGYYETVSYALSPSPEGTVLTIQVQEKSWGPNYLSFGLNYEDNFDGETRFNIASGLRMTELNELGAEWQTGVQLGTEPWVRTQWYQPIDYGFRRFLVVGGEYRRETFSLYDGGTSPVAEVDVTSRDLDFALGMELGSNAEARLKYTRGYASVDELVGQPIVREDRVHRGGISLQLVHDSLDDSFYPRHGAFAGVRGRLEREDLGSDRHFDSVTGMLLGTDSWQGFNLTGLVYGKAVTSGEPGIENAVRLGGFRRLSAYAPGQITGDNALLGAVYASQSFGGPLVPWFAGAGLEAGNAWESFDQASWNNSVRSWSLFAGVDTFLGPVQVATAYSNRDNWTAYLNIGFSFTQIFY, from the coding sequence ATGATGGCGGTTGGTTTATCGCCGTTATCCGCCGCGGAACGGCCCCGCGTGGGATTGGTGCTGAGCGGTGGTGGTGCCAAGGGCATGGCCCACGTCGGCGTGTTGCGGGTTCTGGAAGAGATGAACATACCGGTGGATGTGGTTGTTGGAACCAGCGCCGGTTCTGCGGTTGGTGCCCTCTACGCATCGGGTATGCCGGTGGAGGACATCGAGCGCCGGTTTATCGAAATGGACTGGCTTTCCAGTTTTCAGGATGACCCCGGCCGGGTCTACAAACCGGTGCGGCGCAAGAGCGAAGAGGTACGTTTGCCGCTCACGCCGGGCATTGGACTAAGGGCGGACGGGTTGCACGTGGGCGGCGGCATCATTGCCGGCCAGAACCTCGGCTTCATCCTGAATGAACTGACCCGCGATGCCGCACTGGTGGAAGATTTTGACCGACTAGTCATTCCGTTCCGGGCGGTGGCGACGGATCTGGAAACCGGTGAGCAGGTGGTGATGGGGGATGGCAACCTGGCCGAAGCCGTTCGCGCCAGTATGAGTATTCCCGGCGTCTATGCCCCGGTTCAGCGTGACGGTCGTTTGCTGGTGGATGGTGGTGTCGCCAATAACCTGCCGGTCAGCGTGGCCCGTGACATGGGCGCCGACGTCATCATTGCGGTCGACATCACCGACACCCTCATGGACGCCGAGCAGCTGAGCGAAGCCTTTTCCGTCATGGGCCAGCTCACCACCATCATGACCCGGCGCAACACCGATGAACAACTGGCCTCGATGGGCGAAAAGGACGTTCTGATCCGGCCCGATCTGGAGGGTTACAGTTCTGCGGATTTCTACGATGCGTTGACACTGTTTGAACTGGGTGCCACCGGAGCGCGGGAGCACGCCGTTGAGCTGAGGCCGCTGGCGGTATCGCGGACTGACTGGGCTGCCTTCAAGGCGCAGATGTCGTCCCGGGCCTACAGCGCGGGTCCGATTGCAAGGATCAGGATCGAGCAGGGCCGGGCCCTGGCCCCGGAGTTCCTCCGGGAGCGGATTCAGCAGCGGACCGGGGAGCCGTTGAATGTCGAGGTGCTGGAAGAGGACCTGAAACGAATCTACGGGTTGGGTTATTACGAGACGGTTTCTTATGCACTGTCCCCCTCGCCCGAGGGAACGGTGCTGACCATCCAGGTCCAGGAAAAAAGCTGGGGCCCGAATTACCTGTCGTTCGGGCTGAATTATGAAGACAACTTCGATGGTGAGACCCGCTTCAATATTGCCTCGGGTCTGAGAATGACCGAACTCAATGAGCTTGGCGCCGAGTGGCAGACTGGTGTTCAGCTGGGCACGGAACCCTGGGTCCGGACCCAGTGGTACCAGCCGATTGATTACGGCTTCCGGCGTTTCCTGGTCGTGGGTGGTGAGTACAGGCGAGAAACGTTCAGTCTGTACGACGGAGGTACCAGTCCCGTGGCGGAGGTGGACGTCACCTCACGCGATCTCGATTTCGCCCTTGGCATGGAGTTGGGCAGCAACGCCGAGGCCCGACTCAAGTACACCCGGGGCTACGCGTCAGTCGATGAGCTGGTCGGGCAGCCCATCGTGCGCGAGGACAGGGTCCATCGGGGCGGAATCAGCCTGCAGCTGGTGCACGATTCTCTGGACGATTCTTTCTACCCCCGACATGGCGCCTTTGCCGGGGTACGAGGACGACTGGAGCGGGAGGATCTGGGGTCGGACCGCCACTTCGACTCGGTCACCGGGATGTTGCTCGGAACCGACAGCTGGCAGGGCTTTAACCTGACCGGGCTGGTGTACGGAAAGGCAGTGACCAGTGGTGAGCCGGGCATCGAAAACGCCGTAAGGCTGGGCGGGTTCCGCCGGCTGTCGGCCTACGCCCCCGGTCAGATCACCGGGGACAATGCACTGCTGGGCGCGGTCTATGCCAGCCAGTCTTTTGGTGGTCCCCTGGTCCCCTGGTTTGCCGGTGCCGGCCTGGAAGCGGGTAATGCCTGGGAGTCATTTGATCAGGCCAGTTGGAACAATTCGGTGCGATCCTGGAGCCTGTTCGCCGGCGTGGATACCTTCCTGGGCCCGGTTCAGGTTGCTACCGCCTACAGTAACCGGGACAACTGGACGGCCTACCTGAACATCGGCTTCTCGTTCACCCAGATCTTCTACTGA